One part of the Streptomyces lienomycini genome encodes these proteins:
- a CDS encoding YigZ family protein produces the protein MQDEYRTVARAGVHETEINRSRFLCALAPAATEQDAQAFVAGVRKEHADATHNCWAYVIGADAAVQKASDDGEPGGTAGVPMLQMLLRRDMRYVVAVVTRYYGGVKLGAGGLIRAYGGAVGEALDDLGTLTRRRFRLATVTVDHQRAGKLQNDLRTTGRAVRDVRYAEDVTIEVGLPETDVDTFRAWLADATAGSAGFELGGEAYGDA, from the coding sequence ATGCAGGACGAGTACCGCACGGTCGCCCGCGCGGGCGTGCACGAAACCGAGATCAACCGCTCGCGCTTCCTGTGCGCCCTCGCCCCGGCCGCCACCGAGCAGGACGCCCAGGCGTTCGTCGCGGGCGTGCGCAAGGAGCACGCCGACGCCACCCACAACTGCTGGGCCTACGTCATCGGCGCCGACGCCGCCGTCCAGAAGGCGAGTGACGACGGCGAGCCGGGAGGCACCGCGGGCGTCCCCATGCTCCAGATGCTCCTGCGCCGCGACATGCGCTACGTCGTCGCCGTCGTCACCCGCTACTACGGCGGCGTCAAGCTCGGCGCGGGCGGCCTCATCCGCGCCTACGGAGGCGCGGTCGGCGAAGCCCTGGACGACCTCGGCACGCTCACCCGCCGCCGGTTCCGCCTGGCCACGGTCACCGTCGACCACCAGCGGGCCGGCAAGCTCCAGAACGACCTGCGCACAACGGGCCGCGCCGTGCGCGACGTGCGCTACGCCGAGGACGTCACCATCGAGGTCGGCCTCCCGGAGACGGACGTGGACACCTTCCGCGCCTGGCTCGCGGACGCCACCGCCGGCTCCGCCGGGTTCGAGCTGGGCGGAGAGGCGTACGGAGACGCATGA